One Chitinophaga sp. H8 DNA window includes the following coding sequences:
- a CDS encoding FecR family protein — MTPEIFKQLLAKHHAGTLTPEEAAQLKTLLHSSGKQHALEQLFNEDFASADFTSAADPETLGLIYQHIQLATAAPTPKVRRIHWPRWAAAAAVLLLLGTGTYWYQSILRQQPSKIVQQETITLPHNKAVLTLADGSTITLDSTKSGLLAAQGNTQVQQNAGNQLAYNATGKNSTVTYNTLTVPRGAQPVEVILADGSHVWVNVASAVTFPTTFNGPVRKVEITGEAYFEIAGKAAMPFKVLLPGAGGQRTEVQVLGTRFNVNTYTDEGPQKVTLLQGAVKIQRGSESVKLAPGQQIAVTDQQLKLVANPDLSEVMAWKNGQFSFVGAHLSTIMREVARWYDLEVVFQDQITDPYTIRIARDIPAEKLFRFIEMSGGVKLELKGKKVIVKK, encoded by the coding sequence ATGACACCTGAAATATTTAAACAGTTATTAGCCAAACATCATGCTGGCACACTTACACCGGAAGAAGCGGCGCAATTAAAAACGCTCCTGCATTCGTCCGGAAAACAACACGCACTGGAACAGTTATTTAACGAAGACTTTGCCAGCGCAGATTTTACCAGCGCTGCAGATCCGGAAACGCTGGGATTGATTTACCAGCATATACAGCTGGCTACCGCAGCACCAACGCCCAAAGTACGCCGGATCCACTGGCCACGCTGGGCCGCTGCCGCTGCGGTACTGCTCCTGCTGGGTACCGGAACCTATTGGTATCAATCCATATTGCGCCAGCAGCCGTCCAAAATAGTACAACAGGAAACTATCACGCTGCCTCATAACAAAGCGGTACTTACACTGGCCGACGGTAGTACCATTACGCTGGACAGCACCAAATCCGGCCTGCTGGCAGCACAGGGCAATACCCAGGTACAGCAAAATGCCGGTAATCAGCTGGCCTATAATGCCACCGGAAAAAATAGTACGGTTACCTACAATACACTGACCGTGCCCCGTGGGGCCCAACCGGTAGAAGTGATCCTGGCAGATGGCAGCCATGTGTGGGTAAATGTAGCTTCGGCGGTGACCTTCCCTACAACATTTAACGGACCAGTACGTAAAGTGGAAATTACCGGGGAAGCCTACTTCGAAATCGCAGGAAAAGCTGCGATGCCGTTTAAAGTACTTCTCCCCGGCGCTGGTGGTCAACGAACGGAAGTACAGGTACTGGGTACCCGCTTTAACGTCAACACCTATACCGATGAAGGCCCGCAAAAAGTAACCCTGCTGCAGGGTGCGGTAAAAATCCAGCGTGGCAGTGAGTCGGTGAAGCTGGCACCAGGACAGCAAATAGCGGTGACAGACCAACAGCTTAAACTGGTGGCCAATCCTGACCTGTCGGAAGTAATGGCCTGGAAAAACGGACAATTCTCCTTCGTAGGCGCCCACCTCTCCACTATAATGCGGGAGGTAGCCCGCTGGTATGACCTGGAAGTAGTATTCCAGGACCAGATCACAGATCCCTATACCATTCGTATTGCCAGGGATATACCT